In the Paucidesulfovibrio longus DSM 6739 genome, ACGGGACGGGTCCGCTTCGGCTGGCGGGATTACGATCCGGATACCGGACGCTTCACAGCCAAAGACCCCATCGGCGCTGCTGGAGGGGATTCGGATTGGTATGGGTATTGTTCGGATGATCCAGTCAATGGGCGGGATCCGCAGGGGCTTTATGAATGTAAAGACAACTCCGAAAAATGTGGAGACAAAAATATATATTGCAACCACAACACTTGTACCGAAAACTGCTTTCTGTGCGGAGACTATGAACCAATTACGAAAGATGATGTAAATATGATACGATCTTTCCCTGGCGTAGAGACACTATTTGAATGGCCATGGAGAAATAAAAAGGACGCGGGCGAGGACAAAAAATAATGCTTCACAACATTTTAAAATATGAGCTATATGTTCCACAATGCTTTTTATTCATGAAATCTAATGAGGTCTTGCTAAAACTGAACTCTTGTGGAGGGATATCGACTAAAACTGGTGCACTTGTTCTCTTAGACTTTATTTTGCTTTTGATATTAAGTACATTGTTCTTTACAAAAGTCAGGCTTGTTAGTTTTTTATACCCAATATACATAGCTCTGTTTACAGGATTATATCTCTACTTGAACCTTGGTGACGACATACAGAGTCATTACATATACCTTAGATTTATATTGCTATCAGCATACTATTACATAGGATTCTATTTAATGTGTATGCACTTGATTTCAAATGCAAAACCACCAGTTGATCGTTAGCTGTTTTCGAATAACGCCATGCACCAACTCGTGTACGCGACAATGTTGCTTGTTGAAATGCTCAATGCCGTGGTCAAGCTGTACGGGGACAGTCTACACCTGTCACAGCAACCTCGACGGTCAGCGACACAAGGAGCCCTCTTTGGCTCCCGGTTCAGCATGTAAATACAAAAGCTGCCGAATTCAGGTCTCGAACATTCTCTCTCGCCCAGAGTCACTGCCCCAAAGCAAGAGCAGTCCTTGTCAGCTACCCTTCCGATAGAGAAATGGCATCCTACTGATTTCCATTCCCTTCCATTTTTATACCTATTCCAAAATCGTGTTTAGTCTTGCGGAGATCCCACAGGAATGCGCTATCGCCCCACAACCCGACGACCGATGTCCGGTCTGGGCATTGCAGAAGGCCACGTCTTGGAAGACCAGCGCGACGACCAGGGACAACCCATTCAAATTCTTCTGCATATGGACCATATCGGCAGTGTGCGTATGGTTGAATTCCCGACCGAAGGCATGGTAAAGGAAATCCTGTACGACTGGGATACGGGACGGGTCCGCTTCGGCTGGCGGGATTACGATCCGGATACCGGACGCTTCACAGCCAAAGACCCCATCGGCGCTGCTGGA is a window encoding:
- a CDS encoding RHS repeat-associated core domain-containing protein — protein: TGRVRFGWRDYDPDTGRFTAKDPIGAAGGDSDWYGYCSDDPVNGRDPQGLYECKDNSEKCGDKNIYCNHNTCTENCFLCGDYEPITKDDVNMIRSFPGVETLFEWPWRNKKDAGEDKK